The window ACGACAGTTACATGATATGAACATCATCACCCGGTTCACTCAGTAGCGGTTAATATTACTGACTTTTATGCTGCATTCTTACTCAGCTCCCCCTTACTTCTTACAGAAATCTTACTTTGGCGctggcagaaaaaaatgcaggatgaagtctgagtgaaaaatccatactgcagtgcatgtgtgaaaggggcttaCAACTATTTTTTTGCAGGGTTATGAAGCAAACATGCAGACTCTTTATTGACGCACCTCTGGAGCTCATGAGTGTCACGCTGAAAGTCTGTGATCCATGTTTGTTATGTGCAACACAGCAGTGCAGTCCTGGCTCCTTGGTGCTGCTGAGCGTCGGGGCTCTCCCTGTCTGTATGGCTTGATAAAAGCTTTTGTCTGATGTAGGGAGACATGCTGCACCCGTGTACCAGGTGTACGTGTGGACAGgtgggttagcatcactgctgcAGGTCAGAGTCACAGGATGGTCATCTTTCAGGTCAAAAGAGGGTGAGCCTGATACAGCCGTGTTTCGAGGAGAGTCTAGACAGggcagaggtcaaaggtcagtaaCACATGCTTCTATGAAAACATTTACTACACTATAAAAACCATATGGGGAAGTTTCTTTAGTCAAAGATGAATTTTTCAAGAAATAATCTAATTCTAAATGTTAAGTGTAGCAATCGCTTGGTGAGTTatttttccttccttcttttgttttctctgtttctgtttcttttttttctttctgttaacTGTGTCTCATCTTTGTCTGtctatttttcttcctttatcaGTTGGTCTAtgtgtcttttttctgtccgtctttctttcttctgtcttttttactttcttccTGTCTTTTGAATTTCCTGAATTTTGTTGTTGGGTTGTCTTAAGTCTGACaatctgtcttcttttctttccagccatcctttttgtctttcttgtccACAAAACGTGAAATATTGACATGAATACCAGTTCAGGATCAAACTCTACTCACACTGGACATCAATGTGCAGCATTGTTGAGTTTTGCACTTCATCTCCAGTCTGTATCTGACAGAAGTAGCTGCCTGAGGCCTCAGATGTGATGTCGCTGACGCTCCACACTTGGTCGGTGTGTTTCAGGCTGCTGCTCATGCTCTTGTACCATCTGAAATGAGTCTGTGGCGTGGCTGCAGGGCTGGAGCAGGCCAGACGTAAGGTCCTGCCTTCTGTGATGTCACTGGATGGACTTGCTGACACTGAGACTGCGCTAAAGGAGTCTGCAGAAATCAAGAGTtataagagaaaaataaactttaaatacACATGTGGATTCAAGTATTGCAaaatcaagtttttttattGGAATCCAATACGTCCTTGATGTGCCCAAAAGTTTAGGTCTTTGCAAATCTATCACAAGATCGAATTCAGATTTGAGAGATAAATTCCTCTTTAATGcatttggaatttttttttcaatactcTAATTACTCTAATTATTTCATTTATAGACACTAGGTCTGAAAATATTGTTATCAGCCTTTAAAACCTTATTTTGAGTAATGCATTTTCATAGTTGTGTAAAGtaagaaacatgaagaaattgTGGACATTTGAAGGGATGAGTTGAACTCCTTCCTTTTAGTTTCTTTCAAAAACACTAAAAGGTCTCGTAGTGTGAACGTCCTTATCATgattcaaagatgttttttgacCATCTAGCTGGTTTAATCTTAAACtagtattgtttttaattagctGTGAAGCTGTCGTGTCATTTCTGTTCATACAGTTTTGATAGTTTGATTAATCAAAGTTACAGGTCGACATTTACAGACGCCATGGCAACGGCATGACAACAGGAAAACAACACGAGTATGACTCAAGACAGAAGTTTCTCAACGAGAAGTCTTTGATGCAAAATGACAACTGCACTTCcccacaccaacacacacagaaaagaatTAGCTTTATGTCTGCACTAATACTTTGAATCATTCTAAAACCGCCTAATTTTAACAAAGTAAAGACATGTTACAGATTTTCTCGGACTTGcataaaaaaatctacattatTAACTGATTATTATGTCTTACTGAGTTTACACTTTGTGCATTTGTGGTGAGTTTCAGTTCTGTAAATAACACATCCCTGCACAAAGGAAGTGGTTTAACGGAAATAGAATGATGCTCAAACTCACACTTTTTgactgaataaaaataaaaccgaTGTGAGTTTCGAAAGTACAGATACTGcaagttttctgttttattctccAATCCATactgcagcaacacaaacaagtACGAATCTTCAGACAGTCAGGATAGTGGCAGGTTCAATGAGAAACAGGAAGAGTGAAAAACTGTCTCAACATAAAGGAATGACACATAACAGGACACTGTGGTTTGTCTACCATCATcattaaaaaagtctaaatgaATGACTGATAATTGTGATGATAATGCTTTGTTAAAGGGACAACTGTTTATCACAATGAGGTTGATAGAGTTGATCAGATAATATATTCCCACCTGCCACCAGCAGATGTACACCTCTCTGCTCCGGCATCTTCTGTGTCGGGTGGCTTGTGATGATGTAAAACACGTAAGCTCCGCTGTCCGACTGCCTCAGATCAGAAATCCTCAGAGAACAGTTCTTTGTTCCTGGTCGTCCCAGATACTCCACTCTGCTCTGGTAGGATGGATCAGGGAAGATGCCATCGCTGTGGAAGACATAGCTAAGACAAACATACAGACCGACAATTAGATACTAGGTCTGTCTCAAACATATATGAGCTCTGTGTGCGGCTTAAACGATACCTAGGTGTGATACAGCGGCTGTCCTCGAGACACCACATCTCAGACAAAACGTCTCCTCCAGCCTGAGGGggaacattacattttctggTTAAAAACACACTACAGAGTTTCCTGTGGCTGCTAACAAAGCCCTCTTTGTTGAATCACCTGAGCAAAGGTGGTTTCATTGGAACTTTGGGGGTAGTCATAGGAACAAGGAAGAACCACTGAGGAACCACTCACAGCGCAGATAGGACTTGAGGGGAGACGAACTGACCAATCACCAGCAAGAACACCTGGAGTCCAGAGGATAAGTCACTACGGTGTAATTACTGAGTCACATTCAAATTGTGAACCATTCTCTCATAATTAATATATTCTTATagatttagtttaaaataaGTCACTTTTGTAAATACACTTAAATATAGGCCTATAGGCTACTGTATGCAAAACATATTGTTACCACACTGCATAGGCTAGAGTTTGAGTTTTACATGGTCTAATGACTTTCAATTCACTCTGGTGTTAGAGTGttgacacagacacagacagatgttTGGTCAGCTGATCCTCACTTAGCTAAATGTTGATGAAACCATGATGCTCTTACCTTTTAGACAGAGTGAAACCAGCAGCCAGATGATCTTTGTAGCTCCTCCAACCATCTTCTCCTCCTGTAGTAACTTGTCCActttccctctccttcctctacCTCTCTTGAACTACTCTTTAGTTCAATCGGTCAAATGCAAGCTTTTCTTCTTAAGGAACAAACTGTTAGGCTATAGGTCAGATTTTTCAACTAcccttttatttcctcttctaAAAGGGAACTGTGGAAATGACTGTGGTTGACTGGCACTAAAAGGAACTCAGAAGACACAATGTGTTTGCAGGAAACGTTTAGAGGCATCAAAGTTGCTGTGACCTTGAAAAGTAGACAATAACTGACATCCTTATAAAATCCCTGTGAACTTGGTTTTGTTTCTTATTATTTACACTTGTGGGACAGTGTGTTCACCTGGAGCAGGTCTGCAGACTCCTGAGGGCTCTCACGCAGGGACGTATGCTGACGTCACACGTGCCCCTCTTGTGTGCTTAGCTGACCGCTCTCAGGACGACCACACAGACCGACTGAAACTTCGGAGAAACTTTTTCTAAATTTGTCTAAATTACTCCAAATCATCCAAATGTTTCTCTCTGCTTCATTAAAAGCTGGCACCGATGGTTTCGGTTGATGTAAGCGGTCACTAAAAAAACTTTGCTAcgttttttcctcttctttctgtgGGGTCAGTAACCTGTGAAGAGAGCAGAAAAAGGATTTACCGCAAACTTTGGATTTATCTGTGGTGGCGTTTTAACAGCCTGTCGCCTGTAGAGGCTTTAAGTAGCCTATTTTACCTTTTTACAATTTTCAAAAGGAGGCTTGAAAAGGTAATAACTGTCAATAAAGACGAAGGCAAGAATCCACCTGCTTCAAGAAAAGACAGGTGAGTCACTTCCCTGGAAGGCGACTTTAATATTAGTAGCCTAAAGTCAAGTGTTAGGTGAACTCTGAAAACTAGCTTCTTTTATCAGATAATAGTTAGGCTATGAATTTGCTGTGGAAACAATAAAGTAGCATATGCCCTCAGAATTATTCAGTTGTAAAAGCTAGtagcctattttttttatttcaaaatatcaGTTTATCTTTCCCAAAACTTTTTAATGTACTTTGGTATGTTGACCTGTTTTACAATGTTTGTCCCAGGACCTTCACAGTCCCAATTACCCTAATGGGCTCAGGCTAatataaaaaagcaaaatatgAATTTTAAAGCATTTTCATATACTTCTGCTTATAAATTGGGACATAAAGTAATCGAATATGACATAAAAACTTCTACTGTTATTCTTGAATTTAACTAATGCCTGTTAGCTGCCATGAGATTTCATGTCCTGTTATTTGCAATACTGTAGGCTACCtggttaaactttttttaacagtttaataTTAAACAGTTGTATTCGTCTTAATATGAGGAGCTTGTGAACAATGATTTAAGTTGCAAATATTTGGAAAAAGCAGCTCAGTGAGTTTACAaagtattgatttttattttccttgtcAGTTTTCCACATCAGAAATAATAAGGGCACAACTTGTTAGTATAGATCTGGCTTTCTGGAGGGGTGGGCCCTACAATTTGAAGGTATTCAGAGTGTGTGccttagactgtaaatattaaggtgtgtgttagtgttcaTGTGTGTAAGTGAATAACCCACCTAAATAAATACAACTGatctaaaacaaacatgatctgactaaaatgtaattttggGGATATCtatcactttttattcatttaataaaCTATTACAAAAAGATAGACTTTATAGCCACATTTCTGTTACCTATTGGCTCTTGAACTACTGTTTTGAAGTCCCATATTTGTCTTTTTGGACTTCCCAATGAATTCTGGGGGCTACAACAGACCATATTTGGAAGGGAGGATGGATAACACATGTGTAGTCCTTATCCTGGTTGACAGGTCACCTTGTTAGCAATTTGCCAATCACAGTTAGTGAAGCTCACCCTGCTTTATCATCTACTCTGAATAGGACcatcatttacaaaaataatcatgctgttttataaaataaaaatcactttagTAAAATATTTGCTGAGTTTATTAAACAACAGAGAAGTAGAGTCATTTGTTTATTGACTTGACTCCAATACAATTGGAATTGTTTTTGCAACCTGTGCATTTGCCCCTTTCTGCCCTGGGACTGCATATGATATTTCATCATCAACTTAATCTGGTGCACTGCATCTCCTCTCATTAACTGAGATTTACGTATGTTGTACATGGTCCCTGACAAGCTAAACAACAAACTAATATCCTATAAAGAATACAGGTCGAAGTTGGTTATAAATCTGTAACTCTGATCATTTTTCTTACTTCAACCTGATGtctatttattaatttagacCCTCAACATTATATTTCAGGCAAACTTGGTTACCAAGGGGGTCTAGACCATCTGCCCTGAGGAGTCAAGGAGAGAAGGACataaggaaggaaggaaggaaggagacaGATCATTATCTATTGTTGCACTCTGCTTCACACTGCATACAAATGTATGCTGAGAAGGTGGTGACAGAGGGGAAGATGGGTGAGTGCATGCATaaagcacacgcacacatgcttaaagcacacaaacatacaagcatgcacacacacgtaccgacatatacacgcacacacatgtaTTCACAAACGTATTTACGCACGCATgcaagcatgcacacaaacacaaaaaaaaccttcttgcTGGTCGGACTGCAGCTCATGCAACCAGTCTGTCTGTATTaatgaattacatttattttaaaaagggaccatgtacaatattatttaattttgCCATCTGATGCcttgtaccagagttagcttagagctaACATCAGCAGTCCCTTGGCAGGTCATATTTGGGACCAGATATCAGTTCACTTGACAAGTTAAACATTAACTGGTTTCTTTAAAGctggctctctttctctctattcaCTTGGTTTATTTGTCcgcttaaaaaaagattaaaaggttgtgattttcttcttttcattggATTGGATTAAGTCCTTACCCAAATAGAAATGTGATGGCATTACTGAAAAAGGGAAACACGTGCTCTGTTACTTTGCGTTTGCTTACTTGCAATGTTGTCGTGTTGGCAAAATATCATTCAATTTATGGCTCCTAATTATTTTACTGCCAATTATATGATACTGTTTTACAGAAGAAGAGATAAGATGTTTACTGTGGCTAGAAAGCACACCTGTCAGTATAAAATGTGAGACTTTGCCATGAGCACAAGTGTGTCTTCTATTTGTACTGTTTTTTTGGTGCATAATTTTAATGttaaggaaggagggaggaagcaaTGAATGAAGGTGTGTAGAAAGGGGATTCTGACTCTGCATGTGCTACAACTTTGTAGAAACTATTTATTAACACTGATCCTGTTTTTACCCGATAATAAGATCCCAAATAATAGTTGAAGTACCTACCTCCCATTGCAGGGAAAAACAGTCAGTACAAAGAAGTAGGTTGTCTCTAGTCCATCTAGGTAGTTGTGTCAGCGATGTGCAGTTCCTTACTTTCTGTCTGAAAACAGAGCTAGTTCTTTGGTTTTACAGTTTCTGTGGCTGACTGAAGGAGTCCACCCATATGCAGTGAATCAGACCGTTTATTTGGTGTGTCTAATTACAGGACAAACAGGGTCTAGCCAAGGAGTGGCACGTATGCTCTGACTCGGTGTGCGTAGACGAGGTGGGGCATCATCTATTTTCAGAAACAAACTGAGTTTACCTTAATCCTGACATGCACACATTAACAAGTGGAGAAGCAGAAATCTGcacacacaatcatacagcAGAGCAGAGTGTTTGTCTAATCGGGCTCATATTTACTGCACGCtttgattgtgtttattttctacttttacAGCTACCATTATGACTCATAGCTTCTGCTACATcttcatctgtgtgtatgtgtgtgtgtgtgtgtgtgtgtgtgtgtgtgtgtgtgtgtgtgtgtgtgtgtgtgtgtgtgtgtgtgtgtgtgaggtgtgtgtgaggtttCCCCCAGTGCCTGCGCTGTTGTCTTTGCTTCACCCCACTGTTACCAGGGTTCACTTCAGTCTGCACAGGATGGTGAAGCTCCTTTGAAACTCCTTGTCCTGTTTCAGCTGTAGGAGAAAAAGCGAActcttgttttaaatgaacaacaggaaacataaaGTGCCTCTAAGAGGATGAAAAATAATACTGTTGATTGTGACCATACACAAATAGTCAGCTTACATTAGGTTTGGATTATTGTGACAAACCACTCTTTTCaaggaaatgaataaaaaagccacatgaaaccaaaatcaaacatgaaaccaaaatcaaaCCTTAAACAATGTATATGAATTTCAGAACAACCACTGAGCTGTCAGCTCcatctccatgacaacaatTCAAGGGTTTACGGCTGATGAAGTTTGTGGTCCAATCAAAAGCTCTGAAAAAATCTTGTAAAATACTGATGACGTCAGATTTTTTGATCAAAAACAGGATTCTGAATAACTCTGACGCATGCGTGCCAAGAATGATCCAGGGAGTTCGCCTCAGGAAAAAATACACTTCTGCTTCACGTCTGataaaaatcagttttttgtTATAGGACATAGGATTTTTGTCAAAGATGATAAGTCACAATAAATGTAGTTCTATGGATAACAGTCATCAGCTTGTCCATTTTGGCTTTTGGGAGTATGTGGCCAGCCTCACATCTCGTCTGCTACGCAGATGCTTTTTCCGTTTAACACTACGGTGTGAGAGAGGATATCCTAGAGGATGAGTCAAAGGCGTAGTGAACCTTTTCCATCGTGCTGCTTCTGTGTGGTCATGTTACTCATCCATGAGGGTGGACATAacccaaaataaaactttgatgCGTACATTAAATCTCTGTCGATTGGTCACTAACTGTAAGCGATGAATCATTCTGACCTCTCTTGCCAGGCTTGTTTACAGcagtggtgaaaaaaaaacactgaaagaaacGATGCAGTCACGCTGTGGCTAAACCCTAAAGGAGTGGTATTGAACAATATACCTGATGTACAGAAACAGCGGTACATATTACTACTCTTATTTGTTACCAATGTATGGTTTTTAAGCCCAAATTGAGCGCGAATAAGTTAGTTTGTAACTTGCTTGAAGCTCTGAAATGATTAACAGGAATGCACAGTGTTTAGATAAACTTTAATTATTCGATTATATGTATAGATCCAGCTGTTGAATAGCTTGACACTATCACCATTGTTATGGACCAGTAAAGCATAATTTAAATAGTATGTCTTACATGATTGGTATTAAAACTGCATGGATTTAATGTTACTGATCCAGAATTtaactttcgtcaacatttaaggttcaataaacacacactttgtgtAGGTGCTAGGTAAATGACTAAATATATGTTTATCATCAACCAGTGCGATGAACTTAATGGACCTTCACAACGGTTCTTCAGTATTTGTATTATGAAAATACAAGCCGCACAAAATATGAAGTGCACTCACAACTGCCCACAGACTTTGACTATTTTAGCCGACACAGCACGTGAGGCCCCTGAGTTCAGGAGAGCCCTGACTCATGACACATGCATGCAGACTCACATATACACAACAGAACGTGGTCTCAGGTAGAAATGAATACCGTAgagtgtttgttctgtcctgcTCTGTGATCAGGAACACATAGCTGGGGGAAgtgagcaggagaaaaaaaaagaagaaaggagatTTGGGAATGAGCAGGATGGCCAGACTAGTGGTGTTTGTGCTGGAGTGTGTGGAGGAAACATTGGGGTATTTTCTGGGAAATACAATCTGGATGAACGAGCCTGAATGTCCCTCTGATGTATCAGGTAATGTATGTATGATATACATACATGAATCAAATCTTCACTGACCTTTTGGTCAAcaattacatttcaaatgtttgaacAAATAGCACATTTTTCTCTAGGCATGATGATTGGAGGAGAGGATCCAGTATTAGAGGGACAAGAGTAACAGACGTGAAGCACAAATAGAGGAAGAGAGGTGTgaacaaaacagagaagaacacatttttaagaCAATTTAGTTCAGAGCTGTCAGATTGGCTCATATATGTCCAAAGAAAGAATAATAAATGCCTTCAGAAtatgaacatttacatttggTAAACTTTAAGTTACAGTTCATCGACTGTGTGGGTACATTATTCTTCCTCAAACGTTTTCacagaaaatttaaaaaaaagacagagatcGTGAGGGAGCAAGGATAGCGTGCGATAGAGACAGAAGCAGGAAGGAAATGAGGCATGTagtgtttctctctgactcGATCGGATACTCATATACTTACTGTATCTTCAGTTGTTTCCTGGCACATTGATATGAGCTATTACTTCAAATCCTGATTGTCTTATGCAATATAATGAACAGACAGTCCTCTAAATTATAGTTAATTCTCCCTGCTTTTAAAGATTATCAGGCTCTAAATGGCAAATATGAATGTACTCCACTCTGGGTTTCATTATCAATTTCAACATTGAAAACTAATTATTTCCTTCAtctaaagtattattattaatacattaaaacacacaattgcttaattaaatacaaaatacatttactgGAGTCTATCTGTCTGCATACCAGTTTGTTTGACATTTCATAACATCATGATGGCTGCCACTGTGCATGTGATGTATTGACAAGGCTTGTATTTGGTGCAGCCATCATAGTACTATTTATAACACCTGCTTGGCTCTCTAAGACAAATCAAATGTGCTGCTAAAATGCCTGTATTATTACTTGTCTACTTCTTACACTGGGAAGAAGTGATCCCTCCTTATGTGTGTCAGGGCCATTAGAGGGGCTTAGTAGACATGGCCTCCAGAAGATAAGGAGTGTTATTAATGCAGAAAGGGGTTGAATGCCTGTGTGTTaattttgtttgaatttaaaacagctgctttgttttgttgagtGCATGTGGGCTTAGTGTGATACAGTCATGGATTTCTACAATACCTGAAGCCattattaaaggtcccatattatgctttttctggttttatatgccctttagagtgttttccaagtgtcctgtgcatgtttaggcacatctatgtgcaaaaatccgcgaaaacgcagcttctcctacctccttctgttagctgtagcattagctgcatgtaacgctcggttctagcccccctcgaaaacaATTTGTCAgtctgacgtcattgtcagtgtgagatcaaatccattggctcgttgtggcaagcccagcagctcaaagaaatttccgagaagcgtgctgagcaactgaccaataacgacagagtggatcggcagaccaatcagagcagacttggcccacatgggatctcagcagagcgtagctgacggactcagagcgtagagggagcaaggaggagcagtacatgaaaacagactttcggactttagctattgtgaacgtacaaaagtagatacatagattaaatatacaaaccccaaaaagggcagaatatgagcTCTTTAATGTCCTTAGTGATGCTGGTGATTTGTCTGCTGTGACAACTAAACAATTAGTCAAAGATAATATTCTTAGTTTGATGCACTTGCTTATACTTACATCCCACAATGTGTAACTCAAACCTACTTCCATCCcagaatttttttaaaagtttataaaTTATAGGTGACAAATGCAAGAGGGGGTTTGTAGATCCAGAAAAATGAAATAGTAAATAAAACTGGAAtagggttttttttccttttgtgaaCCAACATTGTTGCCAGCTGTTTTTGGGTAGAGTCATAAAACTTAAAGCAACAGTAAAATGACTCACCCTTTCCTGTAGTTAAGAGGTGTAGCCTTTTGTCTGCACTGTTGATATAtatgaaaatgatgatgattatgaccATGGATTTTCAATCTTTGTTGATGGTGGGAAGTACAACCCCATCTCCTAAATAGTTGGGATAATgtctaaaatgtaaataaaaactgaatgtgAAGATTTGCAAAAAAGTGTGTCAAATGTGAATCTGagatatttcattgtttttataaaattgTACGGccaatttgaatttgatgccaacaacatgtttcaaaaaagttgggaTAGTGGCAACGAAAGACTTAAAAAGTtgtaaaaatcttaaaaaacaccTGACGGAACATCTCAGTTAGTAAGGTATATAAGCTGCCAAATAGACAACTTGTTTTTGAAGACACTTAATTCATGATGAAAGAGTCAGGTGAAAACTGGCTTCCTGCAGTCCTGATTTGTCACCCATTAAATATGTTTGGAGCGTTAAGAAGCGTATAATAAGACAAAGGAGACCCCGAACTGCTGAACAGTCCTACAAAGTTCTACATAAAGCATTTAAGAATggtaaaacattattttggaCCTGAGGAGAAGTAGGTCTCCTCAGATCCCAAATGCTAATGACAAAGTGATGCAACAGAGTGGTAAACATGAcctttttccaactttttttaaacctgttgcTGGCATTGGAATTAAAATGAGCATATCATTttccaaaacacaacaacatttcttAGTGTGAACATATGACATGTTGTTCCAATTAAATATGGGGTCTTAATCttttgcaaatcatcacattctgtttttgctTTCCTTTCACACAACATCCCAACTTTTTAGGAAACAGGGTTGTATAATAAGCAGTTCAGTGAAAAGGGCATTTCAGGCTGATTACATGAACAGAAGATTTTTGAGTGTTTAAtaatatttgcatttttgtttgttctcctACTTTCCTTGAAGTTAGTTTTTAACAgcataaaaagaaaaccttgagatgaaaagaagaaa is drawn from Labrus bergylta chromosome 8, fLabBer1.1, whole genome shotgun sequence and contains these coding sequences:
- the LOC109984996 gene encoding sialic acid-binding Ig-like lectin 14 isoform X3 — its product is MWCLEDSRCITPSYVFHSDGIFPDPSYQSRVEYLGRPGTKNCSLRISDLRQSDSGAYVFYIITSHPTQKMPEQRGVHLLVADSFSAVSVSASPSSDITEGRTLRLACSSPAATPQTHFRWYKSMSSSLKHTDQVWSVSDITSEASGSYFCQIQTGDEVQNSTMLHIDVQYSPRNTAVSGSPSFDLKDDHPVTLTCSSDANPPVHTYTWYTGAACLPTSDKSFYQAIQTGRAPTLSSTKEPGLHCCVAHNKHGSQTFSVTLMSSRALTPSESSGGRWVMIGVTIGVLLVVIAIVAFLLSRRRKSSRNQSYVLTATNAS
- the LOC109984996 gene encoding sialic acid-binding Ig-like lectin 12 isoform X1, whose amino-acid sequence is MVGGATKIIWLLVSLCLKGVLAGDWSVRLPSSPICAVSGSSVVLPCSYDYPQSSNETTFAQAGGDVLSEMWCLEDSRCITPSYVFHSDGIFPDPSYQSRVEYLGRPGTKNCSLRISDLRQSDSGAYVFYIITSHPTQKMPEQRGVHLLVADSFSAVSVSASPSSDITEGRTLRLACSSPAATPQTHFRWYKSMSSSLKHTDQVWSVSDITSEASGSYFCQIQTGDEVQNSTMLHIDVQYSPRNTAVSGSPSFDLKDDHPVTLTCSSDANPPVHTYTWYTGAACLPTSDKSFYQAIQTGRAPTLSSTKEPGLHCCVAHNKHGSQTFSVTLMSSRALTPSESSGGRWVMIGVTIGVLLVVIAIVAFLLSRRRKSSRNQSYVLTATNAS
- the LOC109984996 gene encoding sialic acid-binding Ig-like lectin 14 isoform X2, with the translated sequence MVGGATKIIWLLVSLCLKGVLAGDWSVRLPSSPICAAGGDVLSEMWCLEDSRCITPSYVFHSDGIFPDPSYQSRVEYLGRPGTKNCSLRISDLRQSDSGAYVFYIITSHPTQKMPEQRGVHLLVADSFSAVSVSASPSSDITEGRTLRLACSSPAATPQTHFRWYKSMSSSLKHTDQVWSVSDITSEASGSYFCQIQTGDEVQNSTMLHIDVQYSPRNTAVSGSPSFDLKDDHPVTLTCSSDANPPVHTYTWYTGAACLPTSDKSFYQAIQTGRAPTLSSTKEPGLHCCVAHNKHGSQTFSVTLMSSRALTPSESSGGRWVMIGVTIGVLLVVIAIVAFLLSRRRKSSRNQSYVLTATNAS